In a single window of the Verrucomicrobiaceae bacterium genome:
- the thiH gene encoding 2-iminoacetate synthase ThiH, with product MPHTAFIPTLDALPGKKSPLMERFAALLEPKAPAQIEAMARESALLTRRNFGRTMRLFAPLYVSNECVNNCSYCGFSRDNDSILRVTLTVDQVLREARHLLEQGFRNILLVAGEHPRFVSDGYLEDCLRALRDSVPTLGIEVGPMEAPEYERMVKAGAEGLVVYQETYDRAMYEDMHTAGPKKDFDWRLACPERGYAGGFRRIGIGALFGLSDWRLEALRLAAHLEHLYKHCWRSTFTVAFPRLRPAAGGFRPQTEFPDWALVQTICAFRLTFPEVGIVLSTREPAPLRDSLAPLGITTMSAGSHTEPGGYTGAGNDDLHLTVRGRRVEKETTSTRNRAEGQFGIADSRSPREVAQMLSARGLDAVWKDWDPAILAA from the coding sequence AGCCCAAGGCACCCGCTCAGATCGAGGCGATGGCTCGCGAGTCCGCTCTGCTCACGCGGCGGAACTTTGGCCGCACGATGCGGCTCTTTGCCCCACTCTATGTCTCCAATGAGTGCGTGAATAATTGCAGCTACTGCGGCTTCTCCCGTGACAACGACAGCATCCTCCGCGTCACCCTCACCGTGGACCAAGTGCTGCGTGAAGCGCGGCATCTGCTGGAGCAGGGCTTTCGCAACATCCTCCTCGTCGCCGGTGAGCACCCGCGCTTCGTCAGCGATGGCTACCTAGAGGACTGCCTCCGTGCCCTACGAGACAGCGTGCCCACACTAGGCATCGAAGTCGGCCCCATGGAGGCTCCAGAATACGAGCGCATGGTCAAAGCAGGCGCAGAGGGCCTCGTCGTCTATCAAGAGACCTACGACCGCGCCATGTACGAAGACATGCACACCGCCGGACCGAAAAAAGACTTCGACTGGCGGCTCGCCTGCCCCGAGCGCGGCTATGCAGGCGGATTCCGCCGCATCGGCATCGGTGCACTCTTTGGCCTGAGTGATTGGCGGCTGGAGGCCCTACGGCTCGCAGCCCATCTGGAGCATCTCTACAAGCACTGCTGGCGCTCCACCTTCACCGTCGCCTTCCCCCGCCTCCGCCCAGCCGCAGGCGGATTCCGCCCGCAGACAGAATTCCCCGACTGGGCACTCGTGCAGACCATCTGTGCCTTCCGCCTCACCTTTCCAGAAGTCGGCATCGTGCTCAGCACGCGAGAGCCCGCACCGCTGCGTGACTCCCTGGCACCGCTAGGCATCACCACCATGAGCGCTGGCAGCCACACCGAGCCCGGCGGCTACACCGGCGCAGGCAATGACGACCTGCACCTCACCGTGCGTGGTCGCCGTGTGGAAAAAGAAACCACCAGCACCCGGAACCGCGCCGAAGGCCAATTCGGCATCGCAGACAGCCGAAGCCCGCGTGAAGTGGCCCAGATGCTCAGCGCACGCGGCCTCGATGCCGTGTGGAAAGACTGGGATCCGGCCATCCTCGCGGCCTGA